A window of Vescimonas fastidiosa contains these coding sequences:
- a CDS encoding metal ABC transporter ATP-binding protein, with translation MNKEILLACRDASLGYEGKAIWEHLDFQVCRGDYICIVGENGSGKSTLLKSLLGLLPPLSGRIERGGSLSGGAIGYLPQQTRAQKDFPATVTEVVRSGFLGAGGHRLLYTPEQKARALMNMGKLGILELKDRCYRELSGGQQQRVLLARALCAAGELLILDEPVTGLDPAAAQDLYRTLAYLNKTEGIAIVMVTHDIENALRYADFILHAGQQQHFFGTVEAYLHSSMGRRFGGAGA, from the coding sequence ATGAATAAGGAAATTTTACTGGCCTGCCGGGACGCCAGCCTGGGCTACGAGGGCAAGGCCATTTGGGAGCATCTGGATTTCCAGGTATGCCGGGGAGACTACATCTGCATTGTGGGAGAAAACGGCTCCGGCAAGTCCACGCTGCTCAAAAGCCTGCTGGGTCTGCTACCTCCCCTGTCGGGCCGCATTGAGCGGGGCGGGAGCCTTTCCGGCGGGGCCATCGGCTACCTGCCCCAGCAGACCCGGGCCCAAAAGGACTTTCCCGCCACGGTGACGGAGGTGGTGCGCTCGGGCTTTCTCGGCGCAGGCGGCCACCGGCTGCTCTACACGCCGGAGCAAAAGGCCCGGGCCCTGATGAACATGGGGAAGCTGGGCATTCTGGAGCTGAAGGATCGCTGCTACCGGGAGCTATCCGGCGGCCAGCAGCAGCGGGTGCTCCTGGCTCGGGCCCTGTGCGCAGCCGGGGAGCTGCTGATCCTGGATGAGCCGGTGACGGGCCTGGACCCCGCCGCCGCCCAGGACCTCTACCGTACCCTGGCCTACCTCAACAAGACCGAGGGCATCGCCATCGTCATGGTGACTCACGACATAGAAAACGCCCTGCGCTATGCAGACTTTATCCTCCACGCCGGGCAGCAGCAGCACTTTTTCGGCACGGTGGAGGCATATCTTCACTCCTCCATGGGGCGGCGATTCGGAGGTGCAGGGGCATGA
- a CDS encoding metal ABC transporter permease: MILWEMFTYPFIVRAFVVGILVSVCAALLGVPLVLKRYSMIGDGLSHVSFGALSVAVACGWAPLPVSIPVVVLAALGLLRMTERSKLGADAAIAVVSASALAIGIIVTSLTTGMTTDVDSYMFGSILALSRADVALSIGVSVAVLVLFGLFYHQLFAITFDESFSRATGMKVGVYNTLLAVLTALTIVLGMRLMGAMLISSLVIFPALTAMRLKKSFLGVVVLAGCLSVVCFCVGLTGSYLLSLPVGASVVVTSLAAFLVASVMGRIRGRN, from the coding sequence ATGATTTTATGGGAAATGTTTACCTATCCGTTCATTGTCCGGGCCTTCGTGGTGGGAATTTTGGTGTCGGTATGCGCGGCGCTTTTGGGCGTTCCCCTGGTGCTGAAGCGGTACTCCATGATCGGCGACGGCCTGAGCCATGTGTCCTTCGGGGCGCTGTCGGTGGCGGTGGCCTGCGGGTGGGCGCCGCTGCCGGTTTCCATCCCGGTGGTGGTCCTTGCGGCCCTGGGGCTGCTGCGGATGACGGAGCGGAGCAAGCTGGGGGCCGACGCCGCCATTGCGGTGGTGTCCGCCTCGGCCCTGGCCATCGGCATCATTGTCACTAGCCTTACCACCGGCATGACCACCGATGTGGACAGCTATATGTTCGGCTCCATCCTGGCCCTGAGCCGGGCGGATGTGGCCTTGAGCATCGGCGTGTCTGTGGCGGTTTTGGTGCTGTTCGGGCTGTTTTACCATCAATTATTTGCCATCACCTTTGACGAGAGCTTTTCCCGGGCCACGGGGATGAAGGTGGGGGTGTACAACACCCTGCTGGCGGTGCTGACGGCCCTGACCATCGTGCTGGGTATGCGGCTCATGGGCGCCATGCTCATCTCCAGCCTGGTGATTTTCCCGGCCCTGACGGCCATGCGGCTGAAAAAGAGCTTTTTGGGCGTGGTGGTGCTGGCAGGGTGCCTGTCGGTGGTGTGCTTCTGCGTGGGGCTGACGGGGTCGTACCTGCTGAGCCTGCCCGTGGGCGCGTCGGTGGTGGTGACCTCCCTGGCGGCGTTTTTGGTGGCGTCGGTTATGGGGCGGATAAGGGGGAGAAATTAA
- a CDS encoding HdeD family acid-resistance protein: MKKWSGFRWFEFAEGVLLVLLGIFTLARPASALTGFIVAYGAVAVIMGVADILLYVRIAHFTGFGPIVSLLSGTLSVMAGVMLLVYPNAGKLILSVLVPLWFLAHCISRLSNLNKIRFFAGEFPYYFTLILNALGLVLGGLMILNPWISLLSVPLVIGIYLLLLGVDCLILAFSKLGTRY, from the coding sequence ATGAAAAAGTGGTCCGGATTTCGCTGGTTTGAGTTTGCGGAGGGTGTCCTCCTGGTGCTGCTGGGGATTTTCACCCTGGCCCGGCCTGCAAGCGCCCTGACGGGGTTCATCGTGGCCTACGGCGCGGTGGCCGTCATCATGGGCGTGGCGGATATTCTGCTCTATGTCCGTATAGCGCATTTCACCGGCTTCGGCCCCATCGTTTCCCTCCTCTCCGGCACCCTCAGCGTCATGGCCGGTGTTATGCTGCTGGTGTACCCCAATGCCGGGAAGCTGATCCTGTCTGTTCTCGTTCCCCTGTGGTTCCTGGCCCACTGCATCTCCCGCCTGTCGAATTTGAATAAGATCCGCTTCTTTGCCGGAGAATTTCCCTATTATTTTACGCTGATACTGAATGCCCTCGGCCTGGTGCTGGGCGGTCTGATGATCCTGAATCCGTGGATATCCCTGCTGTCCGTTCCGCTCGTCATCGGCATTTACCTGCTTCTTCTGGGGGTGGACTGTCTCATCCTCGCCTTCAGTAAGCTGGGCACCCGGTATTGA
- the ftsH gene encoding ATP-dependent zinc metalloprotease FtsH has translation MKEVKSPKKPLLYYYGITLLVILLFNLLVAPLIARNQVTETDYGTFMQMIEDKDIGKVQVESDQIIFTGKSGGTVYTTGAMDDPTLTQRLYDAGATFTKEVQQTTSPLLSFFLTIVLPLLIFLGIGQYMSKKLMEQAGGKNSLMFGAGRSSAKVYVQSSQGIRFSDVAGEDEAKENLQEIVDYLHNPQKYTEAGASMPKGILLVGPPGTGKTMLAKAVAGESNVPFFSISGSEFVEMFVGMGASKVRDLFKQAKEKAPCIVFIDEIDAIGQKRSGGNMGGNDEREQTLNQLLTEMDGFEGNTGVIILAATNRPESLDPALTRPGRFDRRVPVELPDLAGREAILKVHAKKIKTAEDVNFHTIARMAAGASGAELANIVNEAALRAVRNGRVIVTEADLEESIEVVIAGYQKKSAVLSDQEKRVVAYHEIGHALVAALQTHSAPVQKITIIPRTSGALGYTMQVDTGDKYLMSKQEIENKIATLTGGRAAEEVAFGEITTGASNDIEQATKLARAMIARYGMSDEFDMVAMETVTNQYLGGDSSLACASDTQKRIDEKVVELVKAQHEKARKLLTDNRPKLDKLAQYLYEKETITGEEFMHILKEGDDAQ, from the coding sequence ATGAAAGAAGTTAAATCCCCCAAGAAACCCTTACTCTATTATTACGGCATTACCCTGCTGGTGATCCTGCTCTTTAACCTTCTGGTTGCGCCCCTGATTGCCCGCAATCAGGTCACGGAGACGGACTACGGCACCTTCATGCAGATGATTGAGGACAAGGACATCGGCAAGGTGCAGGTGGAGAGCGACCAGATCATTTTCACCGGGAAGTCGGGCGGCACCGTCTACACCACCGGAGCCATGGACGACCCCACCCTGACCCAGCGCCTCTATGACGCCGGGGCCACCTTCACCAAGGAGGTGCAGCAGACCACCTCGCCGCTGCTGTCCTTCTTTTTGACCATCGTTCTTCCGCTGCTGATTTTTCTCGGCATCGGCCAGTACATGAGCAAGAAGCTTATGGAGCAGGCCGGGGGCAAGAACTCCCTGATGTTCGGCGCCGGAAGGTCCAGTGCCAAGGTCTATGTCCAGTCCTCCCAGGGCATTCGTTTCTCCGATGTGGCCGGGGAGGATGAGGCCAAGGAGAATCTGCAGGAGATCGTCGATTACCTGCACAATCCTCAGAAGTACACCGAGGCCGGGGCCTCCATGCCCAAGGGCATTTTGCTGGTAGGCCCTCCGGGCACCGGCAAAACCATGCTGGCCAAGGCCGTGGCAGGGGAGTCCAATGTGCCCTTCTTCTCCATCTCCGGCTCGGAGTTTGTGGAGATGTTCGTGGGCATGGGCGCCAGTAAGGTCCGGGACCTGTTTAAGCAGGCCAAGGAAAAGGCCCCCTGCATCGTGTTTATCGACGAGATCGACGCCATCGGCCAGAAGCGCAGCGGCGGCAATATGGGCGGCAACGATGAGCGGGAGCAGACCCTCAACCAGCTCCTCACGGAGATGGACGGCTTTGAGGGCAATACCGGGGTCATCATTCTCGCCGCCACCAACCGCCCCGAGTCCCTGGACCCCGCTCTGACCCGCCCCGGCCGTTTTGACCGGCGTGTTCCGGTGGAGCTGCCGGATCTGGCGGGCCGGGAAGCCATTTTGAAGGTCCATGCTAAGAAAATCAAGACCGCCGAGGATGTAAACTTCCACACCATCGCCCGCATGGCCGCCGGTGCCTCCGGCGCGGAGCTGGCCAATATCGTCAACGAGGCCGCCCTGCGGGCTGTGCGCAATGGCCGCGTTATCGTCACCGAGGCCGACCTGGAGGAGAGCATCGAGGTGGTCATCGCCGGGTATCAGAAGAAAAGCGCCGTCCTGTCCGATCAGGAGAAGCGGGTGGTTGCCTATCATGAGATCGGCCACGCCCTGGTGGCCGCCCTGCAGACTCATTCCGCCCCGGTGCAGAAGATCACCATTATTCCCCGCACCTCCGGGGCCCTGGGCTACACCATGCAGGTGGACACCGGCGACAAGTACCTGATGAGCAAGCAGGAGATCGAAAATAAGATCGCCACCCTCACCGGCGGACGGGCCGCCGAGGAGGTAGCCTTCGGGGAGATCACCACCGGTGCCTCCAACGACATCGAGCAGGCCACCAAGCTGGCCCGGGCCATGATCGCCCGCTACGGCATGAGTGACGAGTTCGACATGGTGGCCATGGAGACGGTCACAAACCAGTATCTCGGCGGCGATAGCTCCCTGGCCTGCGCCTCCGACACCCAAAAGCGCATAGATGAAAAGGTGGTGGAGCTGGTGAAGGCCCAGCACGAAAAGGCCCGCAAGCTCCTCACGGATAACCGGCCGAAGCTGGATAAGCTTGCGCAGTACCTCTATGAAAAGGAGACCATCACCGGCGAGGAGTTTATGCACATCTTAAAGGAAGGAGACGATGCCCAATGA
- a CDS encoding sulfite exporter TauE/SafE family protein, producing the protein MHIFLTVLVTFFAGMGAGLGTGFAGLSAAAVISPMLITFLNMDPYMAVGIALSSDVLASAVSAYTYHKNKNLDIKNGLIMMVSVLAFTVVGSYVASLVPAATMGGFSVFMTFLLGIKFILRPVMTTKEAMAAVSAKKRAVQSVVCGIAIGFICGFVGAGGGMMMLLILTSVMGYELKTAVGTSVFIMTFTALTGSVSHFAIGGMPDVLTWVLCIVFTLAWAQIAAVFANKAKPKTLNRATGIVLVVLGAVIMGFRLLH; encoded by the coding sequence ATGCATATATTTTTAACCGTTTTAGTCACTTTTTTTGCGGGCATGGGCGCGGGCCTGGGTACGGGCTTTGCGGGCCTGAGCGCCGCCGCCGTCATCAGCCCCATGCTCATCACCTTTTTGAACATGGACCCTTACATGGCTGTGGGCATCGCCCTTTCCTCGGATGTGCTGGCCAGCGCCGTTTCCGCCTACACCTACCACAAAAATAAAAATCTGGATATAAAAAACGGCCTTATCATGATGGTCAGCGTCCTGGCCTTTACGGTGGTGGGCAGCTATGTGGCAAGCCTGGTGCCTGCGGCCACTATGGGCGGCTTCTCGGTGTTCATGACCTTTCTGCTGGGCATTAAATTCATCCTGCGCCCGGTGATGACCACCAAGGAGGCCATGGCCGCCGTCAGCGCAAAAAAGCGGGCTGTCCAGTCCGTTGTCTGCGGTATCGCCATCGGCTTCATCTGCGGCTTTGTGGGTGCCGGTGGCGGCATGATGATGCTGCTGATCCTCACCAGCGTCATGGGCTACGAGCTAAAGACCGCCGTGGGCACCAGCGTGTTCATCATGACCTTCACGGCCCTTACCGGGTCGGTGTCCCACTTCGCCATCGGCGGAATGCCGGATGTGCTCACATGGGTGCTGTGCATCGTGTTCACCCTGGCGTGGGCGCAGATCGCGGCGGTGTTCGCCAATAAGGCCAAGCCCAAGACCCTTAACCGGGCCACCGGCATCGTCCTGGTGGTCCTGGGCGCGGTTATCATGGGCTTCCGGCTGCTACACTGA
- a CDS encoding MarR family winged helix-turn-helix transcriptional regulator: MELNIEIPRKISLAYGVACKDLCRELDLPQTAFDILMFLGNNPAYKTASEIVELRHIKANLISVHVERLVQEGYLIRRPSPTDRRKTELFCTEKALPVIRRGRQLQADFLEKVFADTDQETRRAFANLMRRIEENLDGILEGK, translated from the coding sequence ATGGAGCTGAATATCGAGATACCCCGAAAAATATCCCTGGCCTACGGCGTGGCCTGCAAGGACCTCTGCCGGGAGCTGGACCTGCCCCAGACGGCCTTTGACATTCTGATGTTCCTGGGGAATAACCCTGCCTACAAGACCGCCAGCGAGATCGTGGAGCTGCGGCACATTAAGGCCAATCTCATTTCCGTCCATGTGGAGCGTCTGGTGCAGGAGGGGTATCTGATCCGCCGGCCCTCGCCCACGGACCGCCGCAAAACGGAGCTTTTCTGCACCGAGAAGGCCCTCCCGGTCATTCGGCGGGGGCGGCAGCTGCAGGCGGATTTCCTGGAGAAGGTCTTTGCCGACACGGACCAGGAGACCCGCCGGGCCTTTGCAAACCTCATGCGCCGCATCGAGGAAAATCTCGACGGTATCTTAGAAGGGAAGTAA